A genome region from Salvia splendens isolate huo1 chromosome 19, SspV2, whole genome shotgun sequence includes the following:
- the LOC121778765 gene encoding CRS2-associated factor 1, chloroplastic-like — translation MAVKTHFPVFAPPQLRPHPYRPATEIRFSRWNNANARKFTRRERSQKEIEDELRLEKRFDSALTIAHNYNPAPPHPTTFKSPGTPSSPSAPSIPGKKSKYSKPPNSHPAFKTLAKTRVLPINRNRIEEETLATKTPDFRIDDNGISYEMPEAPFLYQYSYTETPKVRPVKLREPLVSPFGPETMAKPWLGRRPLQPSKKKLPEFDSFKLPPPHKKGVKPVQAPGPFLPGSGPKHVRSREEILGEPLTKEEIEALIESSRKSTRQLNMGRDGLTHNMLDNIHALWKRRRVCKIKCKGVCTVDMDNVCQQLEEKSGGKIIYNRGGVIYLFRGRNYNYRTRPRFPLMLWKPAAPVYPRLVTRVPDGLTLEEASDLRKKGRDLTPICKLAKNGVYTHLVENVREAFEACELVRINCQGLNPSDYRKIGAKLKDLVPCVLISFEHEHILIWRGPEWKSSIEPIKNLRVVEEVKTDTASEIPPAPSTSIPNSLSISEDKHDDLESTISSTYNDEKPQGDSVLSEAGVEETMSFAPDISPITVDDHSEEAEACSQSEMELDGSVDSIAAVSVACTEEIIQLREQAVEKGVAVILDRDCLDADIVFKRAVALAKTAPEVPNYRQHAKELREEKRKLQQREDSEVKEAPVDIVAPKLTVRSRRGERVAKKMEDIKADYLNVVPQGNLRVDELAKLLS, via the exons ATGGCAGTGAAGACCCATTTCCCCGTCTTTGCGCCGCCGCAGCTCCGCCCCCATCCATACCGCCCGGCCACCGAAATCCGCTTCTCCCGTTGGAACAACGCCAACGCGCGGAAATTCACCCGCCGCGAGAGGTCTCAGAAGGAAATCGAAGACGAGCTCCGCCTCGAAAAGCGATTCGATTCCGCCCTAACCATCGCCCACAACTACAACCCCGCCCCTCCCCACCCCACCACCTTCAAATCCCCCGGTACCCCATCCTCCCCCTCCGCCCCTTCCATCCCCGGCAAAAAATCCAAATACTCAAAACCCCCAAATTCCCACCCCGCCTTCAAAACCCTAGCTAAAACCCGCGTTCTCCCAATCAATCGAAATCGAATTGAAGAGGAAACCCTAGCTACTAAAACCCCCGATTTCAGAATCGATGACAACGGAATTTCGTACGAGATGCCGGAGGCGCCGTTTTTGTATCAGTATAGCTACACCGAGACGCCGAAGGTGAGGCCGGTGAAGCTGCGGGAGCCGCTGGTGTCGCCGTTTGGGCCGGAGACGATGGCGAAGCCGTGGCTGGGGAGGAGGCCTCTGCAGCCGAGTAAGAAGAAGCTGCCGGAGTTTGATTCGTTTAAGCTGCCGCCGCCGCATAAGAAGGGGGTGAAGCCGGTGCAGGCGCCCGGGCCGTTTCTGCCCGGTTCGGGGCCGAAGCATGTGAGGTCTAGAGAGGAGATTCTTGGGGAGCCGTTGACGAAGGAGGAAATCGAGGCGCTTATAGAAAGCTCTAGAAAATCCACACGGCAGTTGAATATGG GAAGGGATGGCCTAACACACAACATGTTGGACAACATACATGCTCTTTGGAAGCGAAGAAGGGTCTGTAAAATAAAATGCAAGGGTGTATGCACTGTAGATATGGACAATGTGTGCCAACAATTGGAG GAAAAATCGGGAGGGAAGATTATATACAACAGAGGCGGTGTCATTTACCTTTTCCGAGGCAGAAACTATAACTATAGAACACGACCTCGCTTTCCTCTCATGCTATGGAAACCTGCTGCACCAGTATACCCAAGGCTAGTTACACGAGTTCCAGACGGATTGACTTTAGAAGAAGCATCTGATCTACGGAAAAAGGGGCGTGATCTAACACCAATCTGCAAGCTCG CAAAAAATGGTGTTTACACTCACCTTGTGGAAAATGTGAGGGAGGCATTTGAAGCTTGTGAACTAGTTCGCATAAACTGCCAAGGTTTGAACCCAAGTGACTACAGAAAAATTGGTGCCAAACTCAAA GATCTTGTCCCGTGTGTGCTAATATCATTTGAGCATGAACACATACTCAtatggagagggccggagtggAAGTCCTCGATTGAACCTATTAAGAATCTGAGAGTCGTGGAAGAAGTAAAAACTGATACAGCTTCAGAGATACCGCCTGCTCCATCAACAAGTATCCCCAACTCCTTGAGCATCAGCGAAGACAAACATGATGATCTCGAAAGCACAATATCTTCAACTTATAACGACGAGAAGCCCCAAGGAGACAGCGTGTTGTCTGAGGCTGGCGTAGAGGAAACTATGTCTTTCGCACCTGATATCTCTCCAATCACGGTTGATGATCATTCTGAAGAAGCAGAAGCATGCAGTCAAAGTGAAATGGAGTTGGATGGTTCAGTGGATAGTATTGCAGCTGTATCAGTGGCTTGTACAGAGGAAATTATACAACTCAGGGAGCAAGCAGTTGAAAAAGGGGTGGCGGTTATACTGGATCGCGATTGCTTGGATGCTGACATTGTTTTCAAGAGGGCAGTTGCTCTAGCTAAGACTGCTCCGGAGGTCCCTAACTATCGACAGCATGCTAAGGAGTTACGAGAAGAGAAAAGGAAGCTGCAACAACGTGAGGATTCGGAGGTGAAAGAAGCTCCGGTGGATATAGTAGCACCGAAGTTAACGGTTCGCAGCCGGAGAGGTGAAAGAGTGGCTAAGAAAATGGAGGATATTAAAGCTGATTATCTTAATGTTGTTCCACAGGGAAACCTCAGAGTAGATGAGCTTGCCAAGTTACTATCTTAG